In the Ammospiza caudacuta isolate bAmmCau1 chromosome 4, bAmmCau1.pri, whole genome shotgun sequence genome, ACATGCAGTACTTGCAGTCTGAGTAGCCTGCAGGGTTTGAAGAGTTTGAAGGCATGTATATGCATCTTCATGACTCAACTGAAGCCTAAGGAATTGGgactacaagaaaaaaaaagataataaaaccCAACTACCAAAACATGCAAACAGGCAATATACTCATAGTTCAGTGTCAAAGTCTGTAGCATAAAACAAACTGGATTCTGTTGAAACCAATAGCATTTtataggaaaaaagaaaaaaaaaaaaaaaaacagaaaaaaaaagaatgtagTCCCACAACTCCTGTGATTTGAAAGGAACACCCAGTATTTTTATATACATCTCTTACccactgtgattttttttaatgggctCTAATTCCAGAGTTTAGAATGTAGAATTGAAATTCTTAGCTCTACCTTTTTGGGGGAATTAGGCTCCACTAGAAATGTAATTATGCTGAAATGCATTAATTGAAGGCACTGTGCACGCTGTTGGACTGCTGACAGTAGTTATGTTATCCTAACAAGTTCTGTAACTGGTCAAGGCACATTCATattcactgtattttttttcccctgtccttgataaaatttaattattttgatgGTTTTGTGGTACTGTAGATGGTGTTCTTAATTATTTAACAAGTATTTACAGGGGAGAGGTAGTTTTATTTAGGGGTGCATTACACTTTTATTTACATCATCTTTTACCAgctttttttgtaaaaataaaagacattGTATCTCtcattttgtgtatttttacaAGCTAGAGTTTAAACACTGACAACAGAGGCCTGGGTGccctgaaaacatttttccccttttatgtCCTGTCATTGCAGCAGCATTTTTCTAGGCATCGTCTGAAGCTGTTACTGGATTTCTCATGAAACTCAAACCTGAATTCATATATGTAATTCCTTATGTTACACATCTTCCTCCATTTAAAATGGCTAGTGAAACCTGCACTATTGAGCAGAATAATGTTAGATGACTGTCTTTTGATATTGCTTTAATTTCATTAAGCTTTTCAAACATGACTCATCTACTGCATGAGCTGTCACCCTGCATTACATGGTGCCAGGCCTGTGCTGAACCCAAAGCTGTGGTAAAGCTGTGTAGAAACAAGCAAAACATGAGACAGCTCCTGTAAGATGCAGCAAATACAGCACTGACTGAGCTAACACTTGCAAAagaatttctgtgaaaaagcTGTACAGAGCTTTGAATAACTGTCACCCTTCCACTTTGCATAATTTCATAGGTCAGGAGGAGCTTTCCTTCCTGCTGAGTCCAGGAACCAGTGCCTACCATCAGTGCTGTCATGGACATGGCATGGTAGTAAAGCTGAAAAACAGCTAGAGAGCACAGAATTGTACTTGGGCATCAAGCAGTGAAAGCATGGAACATATTTATGAAGAGGGATGACATGTAGAGCTACTCTGGAACTAAGGAATGCTACAGGATTAAGGAAAGCTTGTTTAATATGGCTGCCCACTGCACTGGACTCCTCTAAGCCACAGAGCCTTGCAGTAGCTGAGGGAAGCAGGGGTGGCCTCCTTGCTGCTACTCAGTTCACATCAGCTAAGCCTGTTCTACATCTTAGCATGCAGAACCAATGCTGCTTTGACTGTAGTTAGTGGGGATGACAGCCCTTAAGTGTTGCTAGATTTCACTTTGGGCTAGTACTGATAGTCATGCAATATTCACAGCAAGTAATCCTCAAAGCCATGTTTTGTAAGGATGCCTATATAAATAGGAAGCATTCAGCTGCTGCCATTGCcatggcttcacactgacatGGCACAGAGTTTCAGTTCTCTCACTCATTACCAAGGTGGACAGACTCATCACAGTCAGTTTCTCAGTGCATGCACGGGGAACACACTACAGCCACAAGAATGGGGAAGGCAAAGAGGAAAACATGGAAGAACATCTTTGGAGGGGAATATGCTCAGAAATAAAGACATCCCAGATCACAGCTGCCACTGCAAACTGAGGCAGTGGGGCCAGGTGGCTGCAGAGGGCCCCAGGGGCATTCCTCAAGCTGGAGACTTGCCACTGCTCATCACAGTAACTACAGGTGAGCACAAAGCATGTGCATCTACAACAGAacactgcccagctgcagggcagctttTCAAATTGAATTGGGCAAGGATGGAATTTGCTGTGAAAGTCTGAGTGAGctggtaaagaaaaaaaaaccacgtATGTTTCCTTTTACTGTGATCCATGGAAAAACATGTCAGGTAGAAGCCTGAAATAGAACCATGCTCTGCTCTGGAAGGAGTAGGTCTACTTCTTCCCAGAATGCCTCACACTGCTATAATAATGAATGCAgcaagaataaataaaattactttgcaATAAATTGACACTGAGGCATTAAGTCTACTGCAGCAGGTTCAAGGGGCATATTGAAACAAGGCAGGAATTTACAGCAAGATGAGTGGAGCATATAGAAATAACACTCACTGCCACTTACAGAAACTGGCACTGAAGCTGTTCTACAGCACGGGCTCAGACTGATTCTCTCTTTAGCATTTAACAGAATGGTCTCTCAAGTAAGCTGGGTATAGATGTAGAAAAGTTTGCTAtagcaaatataaaaaaaaaaaaaatcactcttttGAAAGAGAAGTTATCTTGAGAGTTCTGCAAAAGGCTTGGTGACTATGCccaatttaaaaattaacagtGCCAGTAGCATTCTCAGAAAAGTAGGTTTTCATCTGAGTTGTTCCAGCTTCATAGCTAAAAGGTAGACTGGGGCAGTGGTGTAGGTTTTGCTAGCTTGTGAACCTGCTCAGATGGTGATGCTGTACATTGGTCACAGAGCCAGCTTGTAACACTTGCCTGAAGCATGGTGTTCCTATAGACAGCACCACCACCCCACAGAGAGCATCATCTGCAAGTaaccagtgctgctcctgccattACTACCAAACATGACAAGTACAAACCCTAGCTGCAACCCCAACCCCAGAGGAGTGTGGCAGTGTCAATCCTTCTGATGGCAGGCATCTAAACTGTAATTAGATCAAACTCCCCAAGTATAATCCACTGAGTGCACTGCTCTTGCACTTCACCTGCAGGTTGAAAAGGAAGCCAAGCAGATGCAGTATTATTGCATCTTGCTCCTCTGAAGTGTCACTTCTCTCTGTAACCTTGTGTGAGATGAAGAATACATTTACCAGGAGACCTCACCGTAACATCAGTGACTCCATTCCTCAGCACTGAGAACCATCCCTGAAAAGCTTTCTTTCACTTTTACCTACAGACAAAAACACCAACTTAGCTAAATGCAGGCCAGTACCAGTAGAAGTGATTCAGTACTTACACAGCATTTCTCAATCATTTTCTAGTGATGAAAAACAGGTGCAAGATACTTTACATATTGAATAGAGGTGTGCAAAACAAGTGAATACTACTGGTGTTTTGTTCATCATGAAGGATGATCTACCACCTACTGCAGATGTCAATTTGATGTTAACTTCAGGCATTTGATTAGTTCAAGAGCAGGAGCAGTAACAGAAACCCTTTCCACCTGAGAGTCTACAAAATCCTGAGTCAGTTGCTTCCAAGACCATCACTGATTTACAATACACCTCTAGGCTTGTTGCCCATGCAAGTTACAGAATTTACAAGATGCATCCTCTGAGCTGGGCACAAACCCACCTGATCATTTGAGTATGCTTTGcagttcttttattttcatgctttCCTAGCTACATCTCACCAATTACCTTCAACAATACCatcaaaaacaacaacaaaaaaaatctgctctACTTGCAGTTTTCTTGAAGAGCcctaaacaaaaacaaagaaccCCATCCCACTCAGATGATGTATTTGAAACTGAAAGTGCTATCGCAGGAGAGGCGTTTCCCTTTGCATCTCCCACAGAGGTCCTGGCGGTGGGGCCTCTTGGGATCCACGTGGCGCATCTTCACGGGGCAGGTGCACCGCGTCTGCTTGCAGCTCTGAGGGAGGGGAGAAGGCGGCGGTCGGCGCGGGCAGCCGAGCCCGGGAGAGGCCGGGCTCAGAGCAGGGCGGGGTCCCTTACCTGGCAGGTGATGTCCTCCACGCGGTAAGGGTTGTAGGACTTCTGGCAGGTCCGGCAGAACTGACGGAAGTAGACCTGTGAGGAAGGCCGGGGTTAGCAGGAGGGCGGCGGCGAGGAGCGCTCGCCGGGACAATCCGAGCCGGCCCTACCTTGTTGGTGCCCTGGACGCACCAGACGTAGGCGCTCTCCCAGCGGATGTTGCAGGCCTTGCAGTGGTAGTACCCGTACTTCTGCTCCAGGAACTGACGGGGACAATGTTATTCGACGGTGCGGCCCCTCCCGGgcctgcccggccccgctccgctcccccgCGGCCGACACTCACCTGGAAGCGCAGACGGGTCTTGCCTGCCGAcgcctgctgctgcttctggggTGAGGCCGGTGGTTCTGCCGGCTGGGCTGCCGGCTCTGCCGCCCCTGCCTGGGCTGaaggctctgctgcccctgcctgggctgaaggctctgccagctgctcctggcttgCCTCCGTCGCCGGCTCCGGGGGGGCGGCCGAGCGCTGCCCCAGCGGCTCGGCGCCAACCTCGGGGGGCTTCTCCCAGCTCGCCCTCACGGCAGCCGCCTCCGCCGCGGCCTGCGCCGCCCGCTGCTCCCTCAGCGCGGCCGGCTCCTCCTCGACGGCCGACgccttgtcctgctgctgcgGCTGCCGCTCCAGCTCCGGGTTCGGCTCCTCCAGGAAGGCGGTGAGTCTGCGGGACGCCACGGGCGAGTAGACGGCGATGGTGCGGGGGAAGCGCACGGCGCGGGTGTTGATGGTGGCggggctgcccagctcctgctctcgCTGCGCCTCACAGGGccgcggcgcggcggggccggggcggccgcGCAGCAGCGTGCGGCGCCCGAGCGAGCACTGCACCGAGGCGTCCTGCCGCGGGTTCACCTGCACGCCCACCTCCTTGGTGTTGGCCTTGCGGAGCCGCGGCGTCAGGTTGGGGTTGACCTGGGACAGGATGGCCTTCAGCTGCGCCCGCTGGTAGTTGTCGAAGTACTCGGCGGCCGCCTCCCCGTAGCCCGAGTAGTAGCCGCTGCTGCCCCGCGGGCGCCAGCCGCCCGCCGCCCCTCCTTTGCCCCTGGGCGGTGGGTAGCGGTAGGAGTAGGGGTGGTAGGCGGTGTAGAGGTAGCTCGCCATCGCTTCCTCGGCCATCACACCGGACCCAGGGCAGCCCCCGGGCAGTGGCCTTAAATACCCCCGGGGCGGGGCCCGGCTCCCCTGGCCCCTCACCATCCCCACCTGGTGCGCGGCCCTGGGCCATCCCCCacccccctcacagctccccagcTGAACCAGGTAGCGCGGCTATTAATTGCCTCCGAGGGAGTAAACGGGAGAACACGGGTTTGGTTTGGCTTCGCCATGTATTTGTGGTGACAACAATGAGAACAATGCTTTTACAGCAGATGGGAGGCACAGAGATACACATGCCACGTGGTTTTTCCTGTCATCTGAACTGACATTGAGTTGGTGTTTACTCTGTAGAACCCTGTTTCTTCCTTCTacccattcctgctgcactcagccaggcagcagctttCTTGCATGAAGTTTTACAGTTACTATTTTGTGTCGCAGtgatgctttttcctttttttttatttttttttcttcacatttaCTTTTGAGGAAGTAGAACTGTCTTGGTAATAAACACATATCACCTTGTACAATGGGAGTAGCTGGAGAAACGATAGAGGCTGGGCAGCTCCACTTGCACAGCAGcgagcacagccccagcctggttGCAAGCACAACACACATTCACGTCTCTGGGAGTTACCTCTTTGTCCTGCCTAAAGCGCTGTCTGAGTCGGCTCCATCTGAATGGAGTTGTGCTCTTCTGTGGTCACTGTGCCATATGAAGTATCAGCTACCTCCTCTTCCTTCAGCTTCTTGTAGGAAATATCTGTGTCTTCCTCTTCGCCAAGTGCATCTTGCTTGTAGCTGTCTTTTCCGTACATCTTGTATGCCAGCACAAACAGTCCCGCTTCTGCTGACTGAAACAGCGCATAAAGCAAGGGAAACATGTACATGCTCCCTATGAGCTCCGGGGAGAAGGTGAGTTTTAGGATGGCGGTGCAGAGTTGGACGTTTTGGCACCCTGTTTCCAAAGATACTGTTCTCCTGCAATGTGGGGGCATTTTAAAGACCGTGGCTAAGCCGTATCCCAGGGCGTACCCTGCCAAAGGCATCAGCACTGCAATGGCGTAGACAGACGCAGGAATCTGTGCCAACAGGTCTGggcccagcatggtcccagtcAGGATGAACAGGACCACCAGAGTCACCAAGAGGGACCACAGGGAAATCTAGCAATAGACAGAGACATTGATAAACAACATGAGGGCTATTATTTTGAAAGGATAAGCATAGCAATTAGAGGCTTGGTAAAGAATCTAAATGGCACAACGTGGTTGCACTGCCCTTCCCAGGTTTGCTCCTGGCCTGGGATTTTGGTAGTGTTTGATCATATCTCAGGAAAGGAATGGGCTGAGGTCATCCTCCATCACTTTGCTTTGGAATGAGTTGCTGAGAAACAAGAGTTGGGACTTgtgcctcattcttcctttttcaATTAAGCTAATTTAGTTGCACATTTTAAGGAAatgtggctgtgcctgcaggttGGTTTTGCCTGACCTGGGTGCAGCAAGAGTGGGGAGAAAGTAGGATGTCAGGGAATGCCTCTGGTACAGGGTCCAGGATGCCTGCCGGGGGAGAGCACCACGCTGCCCTGCCTCCTGTGTGCTGCGACAGGGGGTCACCCGCCCTTTCTCTCGCTTTCTCTGTCCCACCCTTTTATTTCAAGACTAAAAGTCTTTGTATTTCACCTAAGTAGCTGAACGTGCTTGTGTGACACTAACACCGGTTTGGAGAGACCACAATGCTCGCTGCCATCGGCTCCCGGTGCCCGGTGCCGCCCCGCTCCTTCCCCGCGGCGTggccgccccgctccgctccgggCGCCGTGCCTACCTTGACCAGGAGGTCGGCGGCGCGGGGGTGCCGGTAGCGGATGAGCACCCCCAGGCCGATGGGCAGCAGCGTGCTGCCCAGCGTCAGGCTCACCGcccccaggggcagcagctgcaccacGGCCGTGTTGATCCAGTGGCGGCTGTAGATCCAGAGGCAGAGGGGCATCAGGAAGAGGGCCAGCAGGGTGGAGGAGGCCGTCATGATAATGCTGCTCCGGGGGAACCAAAGAAGTGCTCCATCACCGCGCGCCCGGCCGGGGAGCAACCCTGGGAAGCTCCAACCCCCGCGGGAAGCGGCTTCTGCAGCCGGCCGGGCACTTCTCACGGCAAGAGCCCGCTCgctcccctctctcccctctccatccTCCACCCCCTTCCCTGCTCCGGCCAGGGCGCGGGCACGCAAGCTTTTTagggaaggaggcaggaggCAGGAGGCGTGTGTCGGGCTCTTGTAAGATCCTCCACggcagaggcaggagagcagtgctggcGATTCCCAGCGCGCCGTGCCCACCCGCCCGTCCGTCCCGGCTCCACCGGCGGCAGATGCCCAGCGAGCCCTCCCCGCTTCCCGGGGCCGCCGCAGCCCCCGGCCGGCTGGGGGCGAGGGGCAGCGGGGCACCTACCTCAGATTCATATCCCCGTCGACGAGCACGGACATGAGGTTGGAGAGGTTGCCCCCGGGGCAGCAGCCGCACAGCAGTACAGCCACGGCCGCCACCTCGTCCAGGGCGAAGATGAGGGCGAGGAGGAAGGCCAGCAGCGGCATGGCCACGAACTGTcccagcagcgccagcagcagccctaCGGGCCGccggagctgctgccccagctgccccagctccacggcgcagcccagccccagcatggTCACgcagagccccagccccaccagcacgCTCAGGCCCTGGCTGAGGGAGCGGTCCCCGAAGGTCTCGCCGCCCCCCGCCAGGGACCCGCCGTCGGGGCCggcgccccccgccgccgccgggggcTGCGCGGAGCTGGCCATGGGCTGCGCGGCCCCGGGAGCCCCGAGGAGAGCGCCGGCGGAGGGGCGGCCGTCAGTGCGGGACGCGGGGACGTGTCGCCCCGGCGGGCGGCGGTGCCCGCATCCCTCCCCGGCTCCCTCGCAGCTCCGGGCGCTGCCGATGCGCAGCGGCCGCGGTCCCCGGCTCCTGTCTGCTGCGGCGCCGCCCGCGCGTCCCCGGACCCACGCGGGGCCACCCCCGCCGTGGGCGGTGTCTCGCTGCAGCCTCGACGGCGGTCAGCGCCGGCCGCCAGCGCCGCCCGGGCCCGGCGGAGGGAAGCGCAGGCGGCGGCGGGTTCGCGGCCGCATCCCCCTCTCCGGTGCGACCCCAGGCAGCCTCTTctggagccagcagggcccGACCCTCCCAGCGGAGGACCTGAGGTATCGCAGGATTTACTTTGGAGTCGGCATTACAGAAAGGTCAATTAGCGTCGCAGTGTCACGCGATGGGGGTGGGCAGCACTAGACCCCTCTGCCGAGGGATTGCCAAGCTCGTTCCCCCTTCAGCAAGTTGCTATTGATATGAAGGTTTTGGAATGTGTGAGGAAGGATGGAAAGCCTTTTTATGAAGTCGAGAAGGCACCACTTTCTGCTGGTGGGGACCCAGAAACTTGTCAGGAGAGGTGATACCTTTTAAAGTGTAGTCAGTACCCGTGAAGGAAGCAGGCTAGCTCAGAGGCACACAAATATTCAAAGCAGAGTAGGACTCATAGTCTGTCACCCAAAAATCACATCCAAGGGCAATTAAACTGCTTTCAGTCATAAAATTGTGCTTACaacatttgcttttcatttaatAATTGTGTGTCACTCTGTTCCTTCAGGAGTGAAGTGCTGTATAGAATGCCCAAATAGACTCACAAGGGCAGGAGTTCCTGAGAGAGGAGGGCAGTGATACATCGTGACTCTCTCTTGGCACTGCTATTGGCCTTGTCTTAGGAATGTAACTCTTTCCCTCCTTCACTCATGGGGTTTAGAGGGGTCACAGCCACCACTTCACATTACCACTCCTGGGTGAGGGTAGCTGATTCAGGACAGCATCCCCAGGGTCTCCCCCTTGGCTTCTGCACTCTGTGGCTCTATTTCTGCATGATACATTTTGGGTCACAGCTGAAGGAGAGACACTGGGTGTAAGGAGACAGcctgtgggagctgccctgACTGGCTGTTTGCCTTAAGCTCCATCAAACAGCAAGTTTGGGTAAAATTTTAGGTTGTCCTGGGACTCAAATAGAAATTATTGGTGACTTGAAAGAAAACTGGACGGTTTGCTTATTAAACCTTTGGTTGTTTCTTGGGGCACAGGTGTTATAAGAAGTGCAAGCAGTACCTGGTGACAAAAtcctggaaaagcagctttgccAAAATGATGCCAAGTTCAATACTGTTCTGCCTGTGTTTGTTTCCTTGTCGTTAGCCTAAGAAGAGCTCAGATGAGAGCTCAGGGAAGATGAGTCATCAGAGCTGAACAACCAAATAGGATCCAGATTGCTTTAGTTCATTCATATTTTTGGCCTCCAGAGGAGGGGAGCTCAGGAtctggttggatttttgagcCAACAGCATCCTCTGGATTTAATTTTCTGGTTTGCATACACAGAAGAATGCTTGCAGTATATTTATTGTGGTTCATAAAGTCTTACCCCTGTTATATCTTATTTAATCTGTCATGTAGCCAATTCTTTGCTTTGCAACATGCAGGTCATTTGCTTATCATACCCTCCTTGGTCTGTAAGAAATGCCTGGGTGTTCCCTGTGCTGTAGTTGACCAGGGATCACTGTGGGCAGACCAAGGATGGATCCACTGTGTCAGCACAAGGGGGCTCTTACTGAGCAGgtcagcacagccagccctccTGCTTTATCTCTGACTGCCACTCCCCAGActccccactgcagcagggctggccacAGGAAGATATTTTTGTATCACAATGTGTGGCACCTATGGTGCAGGCAGTTACAGGAGGAGTCCAGTATCCCTGGAAGCAGATGCAAGCTCTTTCAGAGCGCATCCAGTCAGCATAAACTTCAGTTTCAAGGGACACTGAACTATAGTGGGAAAATGTCATGAATGCATTGCAACAAAACAAGACCTCTTGAGATTTTTCTTATAATTTAGCAGCTAAAATTTAAGTTAAACTCTTGGTTTAAACATGAGCAGTGAAGCTGCCTTCAGGGAAAGCTAAATCTGAACCCAGCCAATCAGTTTTGTAAATTGTGCATCCACAAAGTACCTCCACTCCAAGTGGGCACCTGACATATTTTCACATGGAGCATTTGGAATGAAAGAAATGTTGTACCTGCTGCTGAGCATGGTTCTTGTCTCTAACTTGCTGCAGGCTTTTCTGATATGTCATAATGAAGGCACAGTCTGGAGTCTGGAGTGATGCTGAGTAGTTTTGCAGGATCTGGCTCTGAGGCAGCCAGCTCACCCATAGTGAACACCTCAATGTATCTACACCCATGGATaattcctttctgctttctttcagggagggcaggagaaagGATACTGCCTACCCTACTATTACTGGAAGCCACAAATTGAATATTTGAGTATAAAAATACTTGGCAAGTAAACCTGATCATAAATAATTCTCAATTATTCCTTGTTAGTCCTTCTGTTGAAAAATGGGTAAAAAGATAAGAGTTAGCAAGAACAAagaagagggagggaaaggacCACTGAAATATGAACTTGTTGTAGTTTGTAacttatattaaaatattgcctTACAACAATCTTAGAAGAGGGTTGATTTCCACAGAAGAGCACTTGTGCTATAAGCCAGTCTGGAGAGGGAGAAGTCTCTTAAAACCAAGGAattttgtttgctgctttgtAACAGGATTTTTGTGCCTTCCCTTTATTTAACTAGAATCAAAGGTGAAAAAGAGAGGATAAATTTGTAAGGAATTCTAATGGTACTGCAAGGAATGAGCAAAGCAACCTTGCTGTTTACCCACTGACTGCTTCAGCATAATGTTGCTTCTCCTGACAGAGATTAAAAGCATCTTGCATAGTCCAGGACTGCTGCAAAATTGCAGTCGTTATGTCTGTGCTTCCTCTTGGTGACCCCCAAGGGAAGTCACTGTGGGTGTTGTCCTCTGAGCTGAATTTGGGGCAGCAAGAGGGGGTTTGGTGAGTGCCTGTCGCTCTGCAGGCTCTAAAGCCTCAAGCAACAGGGGTTGGTTTGCAAATTCCAAGTGAGTTAAGGATAAATCAGGGTCTTGAAAGTCTAAATCCCGAACATGTGCACTTCAGGTGCGTGCATGCTGTAGTTATGAGCACTCCATAAAAGCAGCCAGTGGGGCTGGGTAAGAAAGCCAAGGGTGGTCACCCCCTCTTTTCCCTCTATTCCCATTTCAGCTCGATATCCATGTCAGCTCCTCCCGCCCTGGCTCCCGCGCGCTGTGCCTGGGCCTGTGGGAAGTGGCGTCACCCTCCCGTAAGTCATGCTCTGCCTCTCTGCAGTCCGTGCCAGCTGAtttgtggagctgtgctgggtgttTGCAGAGGAGAGGCCTCTGAAAGATAGTCCTGGAGGATGGAAAGCTTTCAGTCAGCACCTTAAGGCAGTGTGCTACTAAAGATGCTGGGACAAAAACTGCTGTGAAAATGATGTTCAGGTGAGACCCAGCAGGAGAAGTTCCTGATTTCCAGGGGATGTACAATCCCTTCATTTCTACCTTACTTGCTATGCACCTAGGCTAtggatagaaataaaattaaagactCAATAGGGAAATAATGATTTAccatgggaaaaagaaaagtctttGCTGTTGCCTTGaattaaaatattcctttgTATGTATTGTGTGACCCCCTATATGCAGTTAAAGGTAATTTTGTGGTAAACTCCATGAAATGCATAAGCTTGATCTTTACTTATAATGTAGATCCAGAGCACTGATTTTTGTGGCTTAGGAGAATTAGGAGTTGGAACCTAATTGTGTAGAGATATTGGTGCTTTTGCTTGTTCTTCCATGGTTGTCTTTGTGCTGGGAAGGATGTGTCACCTGTTCCTTTGCTGAACTAGGGCCTGTCTCCCACTCTGTCTCTCAAGAGTGGCAGCACACAGGGGACTTGGCACCTTTTGTCACTCCCACCCATAGCCCACCTTCACGGAGCCAGCAACTGTCAGATCTTAGCAGACAAGTGACTttatcctttttaaaaattttatgttGTTTGGGATGTTGTTATGTTGTTGTTATGTTGTCTGGTCACTAAAGAGGtgagaaaatacattttggaAATAAGGTGAAGCACTGAGATCTGTGCAATCAAGTTTTTCCCAAGaaacctccccaggcagacACAGGCAGAAACTGCTTTGGTGAGGATGTGCTGGTTGATCAACGTTGCTCCTGGCCCAAGCTGCTTGTGGGTCACACAGAGTGCAGTTGTACTATGGAGGTGGAGAAAACACAAGAGTTGTGGGTTTCCTGCTATTTCATTGCTCCTGCAGATGTCTGTAGTGCAGAAGCACTTAGGATAGACCTGCCTTTCCTGCTTCCCAggcttttctgctgctgttcaacATGGCACCTGGCCCCATTGCAGCACTGTTACATCTCATCCTGAGCTTGTTTATCTTCAAGTCTTCTCTGTCCTGTCCTTagcaaggtgctgctgctcaaTCCTGCTTGGTAAATCTCCACAATAATCAGCATCTTTTATTCCATGGCCAGCATCCTCAACCTGTTCCAGGGTCTGAATTTCAGGGTGCAGAAAATTAGATAAATGtcccttcctctcctcttcagCAGCAGTCATTGCTGCATCCCTGTCTCCTCTCAGAGATGAGATCCCATCAAATCATCCTTGCCATCTCCTGGCTGAGGGGGCAAAGGCATCCAGCAccctcctctgctgtgctgtgtctgcctctcttctcctctgctgtctttgttatttttctgttcatgGGAGTGCCATCCCCCTTTTCCCATGGGCTCTTCTTCCTAATGATGTCTGTTTCAGTCCAGTCCTGCTCTGTATTTATGCCTGCCTTGGGAACAGTGCCATCTACCAAGCAACTTAGAGCTTCTGAGATTTTATTAAATTGAAGTGGTGTGGAAGGGAAACAAGCATAAGCCTTGTTACCTGGCTGGGCAGTCTCCTTTATGTCCCCCCTATACATTCATTCTCTGACCATATGGGAATAGATCCTTTCACTGAAGCTCTGGGTTAGCAATAAAGGGCAGAAATTATTTAACTCCTCCTGTTGCACTTGGTGTTCCCTCACGTTTATTTTTAAGATGTCTGAAACATTAATCAACAAGTAAGTGCACGATGCCTCAGGTCGCAGTGTTCCAGTACTTCATAGTTCGAGCTAAGTGTATAAGGCTGCGTGATCTGCCTTCTAAATGAAGAGGCCTTTTGCCAGCCATCCCATTAGAAAAGGTCTTCTGGTCCATGAAAAGAGATGAAATCAGGGAATCACTGAAGGATAATTTTGTAAATTGACTGCTGACAGTGCGTTGTTTAGGCAGTTGTATCCCTACAACTGTAAAACAATTGCTAGCAGCAAGTTTTTCTTTAAGCAAGTAAATGCCTTTGTGTGAGGTACCTTTACCCAGATTCAGATAAGAAAGGATTTTGCCTCATTTACTAT is a window encoding:
- the ZAR1 gene encoding zygote arrest protein 1, which gives rise to MVRGQGSRAPPRGYLRPLPGGCPGSGVMAEEAMASYLYTAYHPYSYRYPPPRGKGGAAGGWRPRGSSGYYSGYGEAAAEYFDNYQRAQLKAILSQVNPNLTPRLRKANTKEVGVQVNPRQDASVQCSLGRRTLLRGRPGPAAPRPCEAQREQELGSPATINTRAVRFPRTIAVYSPVASRRLTAFLEEPNPELERQPQQQDKASAVEEEPAALREQRAAQAAAEAAAVRASWEKPPEVGAEPLGQRSAAPPEPATEASQEQLAEPSAQAGAAEPSAQAGAAEPAAQPAEPPASPQKQQQASAGKTRLRFQFLEQKYGYYHCKACNIRWESAYVWCVQGTNKVYFRQFCRTCQKSYNPYRVEDITCQSCKQTRCTCPVKMRHVDPKRPHRQDLCGRCKGKRLSCDSTFSFKYII
- the SLC10A4 gene encoding sodium/bile acid cotransporter 4; the encoded protein is MASSAQPPAAAGGAGPDGGSLAGGGETFGDRSLSQGLSVLVGLGLCVTMLGLGCAVELGQLGQQLRRPVGLLLALLGQFVAMPLLAFLLALIFALDEVAAVAVLLCGCCPGGNLSNLMSVLVDGDMNLSIIMTASSTLLALFLMPLCLWIYSRHWINTAVVQLLPLGAVSLTLGSTLLPIGLGVLIRYRHPRAADLLVKISLWSLLVTLVVLFILTGTMLGPDLLAQIPASVYAIAVLMPLAGYALGYGLATVFKMPPHCRRTVSLETGCQNVQLCTAILKLTFSPELIGSMYMFPLLYALFQSAEAGLFVLAYKMYGKDSYKQDALGEEEDTDISYKKLKEEEVADTSYGTVTTEEHNSIQMEPTQTAL